One region of Choristoneura fumiferana chromosome 3, NRCan_CFum_1, whole genome shotgun sequence genomic DNA includes:
- the LOC141426206 gene encoding LOW QUALITY PROTEIN: protein anon-37Cs-like (The sequence of the model RefSeq protein was modified relative to this genomic sequence to represent the inferred CDS: inserted 1 base in 1 codon) has product MNICRNRLALSARYWPKLIRRCMSTNPPTVVECGPDLQERGTCAIDPCDPDKCYPSPRVVIIGAGMAGLSAAGRLSQRGINNFVVLEAYERPGGRIHSCFLGDVVCELGAHWRSAHTTNHPIYEISASENPPRPGVPGAAHPRGLFNRVVTGKMEYPPTLAAYYKFRQIEQEAAALYCLGGSKQQGSLINFISLRIQQELHEFPLDQQHDAARIMFGMAHSLSARCGDDTAMLSGCSEGCFMNMPGGVTRVPLGLLATLAPILRQIPEGCIRYCRPVNCVYWGTSQKTGYRATVCTTDGEEFPCDYVICTVSLGVLRANSAKLFCPALPASKMDAMRCLGFGYCNKIYLEYCRPFWFWYNAKLNFKFSYGQCDKCDWTRGITSLEVVPNSNHVLCAWXVGEEAIMMEGLCDKDIAESITDILRKATGDSCLPYPCTILRSHWSTDPFFLGAYSFDCGCLDGDCQRALGCPIPGPSEPFPPILLFAGEATVPGHFATVAGARLSGVREAERIIQLTLQFQGPPLPVPSCRPDKEL; this is encoded by the exons ATGAACATTTGTAGAAACAGACTTGCCTTGTCGGCAAGATATTGGCCTAAACTAATAAGAAGATG TATGTCAACAAATCCACCAACTGTAGTGGAATGCGGTCCAGACCTCCAGGAGCGAGGCACGTGCGCCATTGACCCGTGTGACCCGGACAAATGCTACCCCTCGCCGCGGGTCGTCATCATCGGGGCTGGCATGGCTGGGCTGTCGGCCGCCGGGCGCCTGTCGCAACGCGGCATCAACAACTTTGTGGTCTTAGAGGCGTATGAAAG GCCCGGAGGTCGTATACATTCATGCTTTCTCGGAGACGTCGTTTGTGAACTTGGCGCCCACTGGAGAAGTGCGCATACAACGAATCACCCTATCTACGAAATATCTGCCTCAGAGAACCCACCGCGGCCTGGAGTACCAGGGGCTGCTCATCCACGCGGTCTTTTCAACCGAGTAGTTACTGGAAAGATGGAATATCCACCAACTCTTGCAGCTTACTATAAATTTCGCCAGATCGAGCAGGAAGCCGCTGCTTTATATTGTCTCGGTGGTAGCAAGCAGCAAGGATCGCTGATAAACTTCATTAGTTTGAGAATCCAGCAAGAGCTGCATGAGTTCCCGTTGGATCAGCAGCACGACGCAGCCCGGATAATGTTTGGAATGGCTCACTCGCTGAGCGCACGCTGCGGTGATGACACAGCCATGCTCAGCGGCTGCAGCGAGGGCTGCTTCATGAACATGCCAGGGGGAGTCACTCGCGTCCCTCTCGGTCTCCTCGCCACGCTGGCGCCAATCCTCCGTCAAATCCCCGAAGGCTGCATAAGATACTGCAGACCTGTCAACTGCGTTTACTGGGGAACTTCACAAAAGACTGGCTATAGAGCCACGGTTTGCACGACCGATGGAGAGGAGTTCCCTTGTGACTATGTTATTTGCACAGTTTCTCTTGGTGTGCTTCGAGCAAACTCTGCTAAACTGTTTTGCCCCGCATTACCAGCATCGAAAAtggatgcgatgcgatgcctcGGATTTGGTTACTGTAATAAAATCTATTTGGAGTACTGTCGTCCGTTTTGGTTTTGGTATAATGCaaaattgaactttaagttTTCGTACGGCCAATGCGACAAATGCGATTGGACTCGTGGAATTACATCACTTGAAGTAGTGCCTAATAGTAACCACGTGCTTTGCGCTT TGGTAGGCGAAGAAGCTATTATGATGGAGGGTCTGTGTGACAAAGATATAGCTGAGAGTATCACTGATATTTTGCGAAAAGCCACAGGTGACTCTTGCCTTCCATATCCCTGCACAATACTTCGATCACATTGGTCAACGGACCCCTTCTTTTTAGGGGCATATTCTTTTGACTGCGGCTGTTTGGATGGTGACTGCCAACGAGCTCTCGGCTGTCCAATTCCAGGGCCAAGCGAGCCATTTCCTCCAATCCTCCTGTTTGCCGGGGAGGCCACAGTGCCTGGGCACTTCGCTACAGTTGCTGGGGCGCGTTTGAGTGGAGTTAGGGAAGCTGAACGGATAATCCAGCTAACGTTACAGTTTCAAGGTCCACCTCTTCCCGTGCCATCGTGTCGTCCGGACAAGGAG CTTTAA